From the Pontibaca methylaminivorans genome, the window AACCGGGGTCGGAAGTTTCCTCGGCAGTTTCGCCAATACCCCCGCCCATGACCTTGGCGCGGCGATGCTCGAAGCGGTGGTCGCACGCGCCGGCATCGACAAATCCGAAGTCAGCGAGACCATCCTCGGGCAGGTGCTGACCGCGGCGCAGGGGCAGAACCCGGCGCGCCAGGCGCATATCAAGGCCGGCCTGCCGCAGGAAAGCGCCGCCTGGCTGGTCAATCAGGTCTGCGGCTCGGGGCTGCGCTCGATCGCGCTGGCCGCCCAGCACATCCAGCTTGGCGATGCCGAAATCGTCGCCGCCGGCGGGCAGGAAAACATGTCGATGGCCCCCCATGCCGCCAATCTGCGGCAGGGCCAGAAGATGGGCGACCTGAAATATATCGACACGATGATTCGCGACGGGCTCTGGGACGCTTTCAACGGCTATCACATGGGCAACACCGCCGAGAACGTGGCCGGCCAGTGGCAAATCAGCCGCGAACAGCAGGACGAATTCGCCGTCGCCAGCCAGAACAAGGCCGAAGCCGCCCAGAGCGCCGGCAAGTTCAAGGACGAGATCGTCCCCTTCACCATCAAGACCCGCAAGGGCGACGTGGTGATGGAAAGCGACGAATATATCCGTCACGGCGCCAATATCGAGGCCATGCAGAAGCTGCGCCCGGCCTTCACCAAGGAAGGCACCGTCACTGCCGGCAACGCCAGCGGCATCAACGACGGCGCGGCCGGAGTGCTGCTGATGAGTGCCGACAACGCCGAAAAGCGCGGGATCGAACCGCTGGCGCGGATCGTGTCCTACGCCACGGTCGGGCTCGACCCCTCGATCATGGGCGTCGGTCCGATCGGTGCCAGCCGCAAGGCGCTGGAAAAGGCCGGCTGGAAAGCCTCGGACCTCGACCTGGTCGAAGCCAACGAAGCCTTTGCCGCGCAGGCCTGCGCCGTCAACAAGGACATGGGCTGGGATCCCGAGATCGTGAATGTGAACGGCGGTTCGATCGCCATCGGGCACCCGATCGGCGCCTCGGGCGCGCGCATCCTGAACACGCTGCTGTTCGAACTGAAGCGGCGCAACGCCAAGCGCGGCCTCGCCACGCTCTGCATCGGCGGCGGCATGGGCATCGCCCTGTGCGTCGAGCGCCCCTGATCCCGACCGAGACCGGCATCTGTCCGTCCGATCCGGGGCCCCGCGCCCCGGATCGGGCAGGCAAGGTGCCCGCAACATTGTTGCGCATCCCTGGGCGTGTCGGTAACGTCCTTGCGAATCCCTGACCCTTACCTGGAGAGTAACATGGCACGAACAGCACTCGTCACCGGCGGCAGCCGCGGCATCGGTGCGGCGATCTCGAAGGCATTGAAGGCAGCCGGCTACAACGTAGCGGCCACCTATGCCGGCAATGACGAGGCCGCTGCTGCATTTACCAGCGAAACCGGCATCAAGACCTACAAATGGAACGTCGCCGACTACGATGAAAGCAAGGCCGGGATCGAAAAGGTCGAAGCCGAGGTCGGCCAGATCGACATCGTGGTGGCGAATGCCGGCATCACCCGCGACGCGCCGTTCCACAAGATGACCCCGGAGCAGTGGAAGGATGTCGTCGACACCAACCTGACCGGTGTCTTCAACACCGTTCACCCCGTCTGGCCCGGCATGCGCGAGCGCAAGTTCGGCCGCGTCATCGTCATCAGCTCGATCAACGGGCAGAAGGGACAGTTCGCCCAGGTCAACTATGCGGCGACCAAGGCCGGCGATCTCGGGATCGTGAAGTCGCTTGCCCAGGAAGGCGCGCGCGCCGGCATCACCGCCAACGCGGTCTGCCCGGGCTATATCGCCACCGACATGGTGATGGCGGTTCCGGAAAAGGTCCGCGAAAGCATCATCGCGCAGATTCCGGCCGGGCGCCTTGGCGAACCCGAGGAAATCGCCCGTTGCGTGGTGTTCCTCGCCTCTGATGACGCGGGCTTCATCAACGGCTCGACCATCAGCGCGAACGGCGCGCAGTTCTTCGTCTGATCCGCGCCGGAACGCGACAGGTTCAATCAGGGCCGGCCATCCCAGGCCGGTCCTTTTGCTGCGGGGCTTTCGATGGAGCAACAGCGCGCCACCATGATCGGCTTCGGAGCGGTCCTGCTCTGGTCGCTGCTGGCGCTGCTCACCGTCTGGTCGGCCCCGGTGCCGCCGCTCCTGCTGAACGCAATCTGCTTTGCGATCGGCGGGACGATCGGCATCCTCTGGTGCCGCGCCACCAATTCGCTGGCCGAGCTGCGCCGGGTGTCATGGCGGGTCTATGTCTTCGGCACGCTCGGGCTGTTTGGCTACCACGCGCTCTATTTCTCGGCCCTGCGGCTTGCCCCGGCGGCCGAGGCCGGACTCATTGCCTATCTCTGGCCGCTGCTGATCGTGCTGTTCTCGGGCCTGCTGCCCGGCGAATCCCTGCGTCCCGGGCATCTTGCGGGTGCCCTGCTCAGCTTTGCCGGGGCGGCGCTGATCCTGACCGGCGCCGGTGATCTCGGCTTCAGGGCGCAATATCTGCCGGGCTATGGGCTCGCGCTGCTCTGCGCTCTCACCTGGTCGGGTTACTCGGTGCTTTCGCGGCTCGTCGGCCATGCGCCGACCAGTTCGGTCGCGGTGTTCTGCCTGCTGAGCGCATTGCTGTCGCTGCTGCTGCATCTCGTCTTCGAGCCGACCCGCTGGCCCGACGGCGCAACCGGGTGGCTTGCCACGCTCGGCCTCGGGCTCGGCCCGGTCGGGCTTGCGTTCTATCTCTGGGATGTGGGGGTGAAACGCGGGGATATTCAGCTTCTCGGCACCAGTTCCTATGCGGCGCCGCTGCTGTCCACGCTCATTCTGGTTCTCGCGGGCGTTGCCAGCGCCTCGTGGACGCTGGCTGTCGCCGCGCTGCTGATAACCGCCGGCGCCGTGGTCGCGGCCCGCGCCCGCCGGCGGGATTGATCTGGCGGCCGTCCTAGTGGGACAGGCGCTCGATCTCTTCCTTGAGCTTCAGCTTTTGCTTCTTGAGTTCAGTCACATACAGCCCATCCGTGCCCGGCGATCGTTCGGCCTGCTCGACCTCGTTGCTCAGCAGGCGATGCTTACGCTTCAGTTCCGTCAGATGCGCGTTCAGGCTCATGGCAAACCTCCTTCTGAACCAGATGCAGACTCAGTTGAACACATCTTCCCGAGTCTGTCACCAGCGATCCGGATCACATGGCTGACAACGTATGAATCCCGCCGCGGGTCCTCATGCCGGCCAGGGCAACGGCGCGCCGTCCCGCAGCACCGCCGCGATGTCCGGGCGGTAATCCTCGCGGCTCGTGCGGTGCGTGCCCTCGTGCAGTACGAGCGGCCAATGCTGGCGGAATGCCGCCCGTCCGCCCTTGCGGGCCCGCAGGATGGCCAGTTCGGGCTCCCGCCCCGCGCGCGCCGAAAGCGGCAGCAGTTCGACCGACCCGAGCCGCGCCTGCGCACAGGCCGCAAGCAGTTCGGGCAGCCGCGCAACCCGCTGGATCACGTGGAAACAGCCCCGCGCCGCCAGCCGCCGTGCCGCCGCCGCGACCCAGGCGCCAAGCTCCTCCCCGCCGCCGAGCGCCAGCGCCCGCCCCTCGTCGCGCGCACGGCTGTGGGCACCTGCCCTGAAATACGGCGGATTGGCGATCACATGGTCGAACTCCGCCTGCCGCAGCGGCGCGGGCAGGGCCGAAAGGTCAGCGACATGGACCATGGCGGGAATGCCGTTTTCTGCGGCATTGCGTCGCGCAAGCGCGGCATAGGCCGGCTGGATCTCGACCCCGACAAGGCAGAGATCCGGAACGCGCGCCCCAAGGCACAGCATCGCCGCCCCGGCCCCGCAGCCGAGGTCAAGCACCCGCTCTCCGCTCCGCGCCGGGATGCTGGCCGCCAGCAGGACCGGATCAGCCCCCGCGCGATAGCCCTTGCACGGCTGCCGCAGCCGCAGCCGGCCGCCAAGGAAACCATCACGGCTCAGCGCGTCCTCGGCAAAACTTTCGATCATCATCCGGCGGGCAGGATGTCATTGTCGCGCAGCACCGAAAGCGCGCGGTCGAAATCGGCCTCGCGCACCATCATGCGCCGGGGCAGAATTCCGATGCCACCTTCGAGGATGCTCATGTTTACGTCGAATTCAAAGCAGTCTATATCCTCGCCCCGAAGGAGAACGGATGCAAAGGCCATGACCGTCGGATCGGTGCTGCGCAGAAGTTCCTTCATGACTTCAGGATGTAAGGGCAAGTCAGCCGAAATGTCGAGCCGGGAAACGGACGCATGATGGACAGTATTCTCTCTCCGACGCCGCTTGACCGTCTCGCCGCCGAACTCGGCAGCGACATGGAAGCGGTCAGCACCCTGATCCGCAAGCGGATGGTGTCGCGCCATGCGCCGCGCATCCCCGAAGTGACCGCCCACCTGGTCGAGGCCGGCGGCAAGCGGCTGCGGCCCATGCTGACTCTCGCCGCGGCCCGGATCTGCGGCTACGAGGGGCCCTGGCATGTCCACCTCGCCGCAACGGTCGAATTCATCCATACCGCGACGCTGCTGCACGACGACGTGGTCGATGAAAGCGCCCAGCGCCGGGGCCGCCCCACCGCGAACCTGCTCTGGGACAACAAGTCGAGCGTGCTGGTCGGCGACTACCTGTTCGCCCGCAGCTTCCAGCTCATGGTCGAGCCCGGGAACCTGCGCGTGCTCGGGATCCTTTCGAACGCCGCCGCCACCATCGCCGAAGGCGAGGTGCTGCAGCTTTCCGCCGCGCGCGATCTCGCCACCGGCGAGGATACCTATCTCCAGATCGTCCGCGGCAAGACCGCGGCGCTGTTCTCGGCCGCGACCGAATCGGGCGCGGTGATCGCCGGCGCGCCGGAGGACCACGCCCGCGCGCTGTTCGAATACGGCGACGCCCTCGGCATCGCCTTCCAGATCGCGGACGACCTGCTCGACTACCAGGGTAACAGCAGCGCCACCGGCAAGAACATCGGCGACGATTTCCGCGACCGGAAACTCACCCTTCCCCTGATCAAGGCGATCGCCGCCGCAAGCCCCGAAGAACGCAGCTTCTGGAAACGGGTGATCGAGACCAGCCGGCAGGAAGAGGGCGACATCGACACCGCACTTGCGCTGATGGAGCGTCACGGCGCCCTTGCCGCGACCCGCGAGGACGCCCTTCGCTGGGCCGAACGCGCGCGCGACGCGCTCCGCACGCTCCCCGACCATCCGGTGCGCCACATTCTCCACGATCTAGCGGATTACGTCGTCGCCCGCCTCCTCTAGCCGAAGGCCAGGGCGGCAAATCCCGCGCCAAAGCCTTCTTCTGGCTCTAAATATCCCCGCCGGAGGCCCCCCGCCGCCGCAATCAGGCGCCAAGCTTGGCGTGGAGTTCCTCAAGGTCGATCTCGCCCACCGGCATCTTGTTGCCCGGATTTCCGGCATCGTAACGGAACAGCTCGAAATCCTGCTTGTAGATCTCGTAAACCAGATGCATCGAAAGGTCGTCGAAATACGCCTCGACCGGATGGGCACGCGTCGGCCCGTGGCCCTCGCTTTCGTTGAAGCGCGGAACCGCCGCCAGATCGACCGGGTGGCGCATCTCCATATTGGCCAGCACCTGCGTCATGCCCTCCTCGAAGGCTTCGGTCCAGATCACGCGGTCATAGGTGCCGCCATTGGCGATGAACGTGCCCACATGGCCCGACATTGCCGACCAGTGGATATCGGGCTCCATCGGGCGGCGGAAGCGGATCGTGTCACGGGCAAACAGCAGAAAGCGGCGGAACGAGCGGATCTGGTCGAACTCCTCCTGCCCGTCCTCGCCGCCGACCTCGATCCCGTAATTATAGATCAGTGACGGCACCAGATTGCCGCGATAGCGCCGCCCGTTGCGCTGGATACCGCAGATCTTGTCGAAGAACGACGAAAGGATCCGCGTATAGGGGTTGCGCACACAGGTAAAGCTGTAGCTCTCGTGCCCCAGCACATTGCGCCGGATCGGCTCCTGGCTGGTTTCGAAGGCCCATTTGTGCAGGCCCGTGTCGGCGTCGTGGATATCCCCGTCGAAGAACCGGCCGTGATCCGAATAATAGAGAATCTGGCCGATGGTCGAACAGGCGCATTTCGGCACGACCCGATAAACGACGCTGCCGCTTTCGGTCATCCAGGTACCGGGAAAATTCATACTGCACTCCTTGTGCGGCGCCACAGCACAGGCGCACCGCTCCAATCGAGAGAAAGCAGAGAAAGCCGGTTTATTCAATCGGCCATGGGCACTATCAAGCCCCTGTGTGTCGTTGAACAGTGTCGTTTTTTTCCATGGCTCGAATTGCCTATATCCTGCTCTGCCACAAGGATCCCGATACCGTCATCCGCCGGGCCCGGCAGCTGACCGCCGCCGGCGACTGCATGGCGATCCATTTCGATGCCCGCGCCAGCCGGTCCGATTACCGCCGCATCCGGGCCGCGCTCGACGGTGATCCGAACGTGAGCTTCGTGCGCCGGCCCGTGAAATGCGGCTGGGGCGAATGGTCGCTGGTCGAGGCGACGCTGCGGGCCACCGCCGCCGCGCTCGACGCCTTCCCCCGCGCCACGCATGTCTACATGCTCTCGGGCGACTGCATGGCGATCAAGTCGGCGCAATACGCCCATCGCTTCCTTGACGACATTGATGCCGACTTCATCGAAAGCTTCGACTTCTTCGAAAGCGACTGGATCAAGACCGGCATCCGCGAGGAACGGCTGATCTACCGCCATTTCCTCAACGAACGCCGCCACAAGCGCCTGTTCTATGCCTCGCTCGCGCTGCAGCAGGCGCTCGGCCTGCGGCGGCGGATCCCGGCCGATCTCGATATCCGGATCGGAAGCCAGTGGTGGTGCCTGCGGCGCCGCACGGTCGAAAGAATCATCGCCATGACGCAGGAGCGCCGCGACGTGATGCGCTTCTTCCGCACCACCTGGATCCCGGACGAGACCTTCTTCCAGACCCTCGTGCATCACCTGGTGCCCGAGGAGGAGATCCGCAGCCGCACCCTCACCTTCCTGATGTTTTCCGACTACGGGATGCCGGTCACCTTCTACAACGATCACTATAACCTGCTGCTGTCCCAGGATTATCTCTTCGCCCGCAAGATCAGCCCCGAGGCGCATGACCTGCACGAACGGCTCGGGACGCTCTATGCCGCACGCGACGCGGCGTTCCAGATCTCGAACGAGGGAACCAGCATCTATCGTTTCCTGACCGGGCGCGGCCGCATGGGGCGCCGCTTCGCCCCCCGGTTCTGGGAAACCGAAAGCTCGCTCGGGCGCGAGCGGGAACTGATGATCATCGCCTGCAAGAAATGGCATGTGGCCAAGCGCCTGGTGGGGCGGATCCGCACAACGGCCGGCCTGCCGGCGGTCGATTACCTCTTCAACGAGGAAACCACCCCCCTGCCCGACCTCGGCGGCATCCAGAAGACGCTCGAGAAACGCACCCGCCACCGCCGCGCATTGATGCGGATGCTGTTCGACTGGTTCGGGACCGACCGGCTCGTCATCTGCATGGATACGGCCAGTCTCGATCTCATGCATGATTTCTTTTCCGACCGCTCCGTCACCCGCCTGCTCGAGATCGAATGCCTCTATTCCGACGATTTCCTGAGCGGCCACGCAAAACGCATCGGGCTAGCCGGCGAACAGACCGATGCCGAGGCGCTCGACCGGCTGTTGCCGACGATCCGCAACGCCATCAATGACGAGGCCGACCTGATACGCGACGCCGGCTTCGCCCGCCACGGGCGCATCAGCGAAACCGCCTCGGTCGCGGCCAACGCGGCGGTGCTTGCCGAATTCCTGACCATTCCCGAGGCCACCGCGCTGGACCTCCTGCAGGGCGGCGACCTGTTCGACTGAGCGGCCCCGGGCGCAGGGCCCGGGAATCCTCCTTGCCCGGCGGCGCCAAAGCCATACCTTGAGAACAGTCCACGAGAGAACCCCCATGATCGCAAGAACCACCGATCTCGCCGCGCTGCTCGCCGACCCCGACCTGCTGGCGGACTGCGCCTATATCGACGGGCAATGGGTCGAAGGCGACGACGGCCGCTTCGACGTGCAGAACCCGGCCCGCGGCGATGTCATCGCCCGCGTCGCCGACCTGAGCCGCAGCCAGGTTGCGGGCGCCATCGCCCAGGCCGAGGCGGCACAGAAGGAATGGGCGCGCTGGACCGGAAAGGAGCGCGCCTCGGCGCTGCGCCGCTGGTTCGACCTCATGACGCGCCACCAGGACGATCTCGCCACGATTCTCACCGCCGAACAGGGCAAACCCCTTGCCGAGGCGAAAGGAGAAATCGCCTATGGCGCCGGTTTCGTCGAATTCTTCGCCGAAGAGGCCAAGCGCATCCGCGGCGAGATCCTGCCCGCCCATGCGCGTGACAAGCGCATCTCGGTGATCCGCCAGCCGATCGGCGTCGCCGCCGCGATCACGCCCTGGAATTTCCCGAACGCGATGATCGCGCGCAAGGCCGCGCCGGCGCTGGCCGCCGGCTGTTCCTTCATCGCCCGGCCCGCAGGCGCGACCCCGCTGTCGGCCCTTGCCATGGCCGTTCTGGCCGACCGCGCCGGCATCCCGGCCGGGATCTTCAACGTCGTGACCTCCTCCGCCGCCGGCGAGATCGGCAAGGAATTCTGCCGCAACCCATCCGTGCGCAAACTGAGCTTCACAGGCAGCACCGAGGTCGGGCGCATCCTGCTGCGCCAGGCGGCGGAACAGGTCAAGAAATGCTCGATGGAGCTTGGCGGCAATGCCCCCTTCATCGTCTTCGACGATGCCGACGTCGATGCCGCGGTCGAGGGGGCGATCCTCTGCAAGTTCCGCGCCAGCGGTCAGACCTGTGTCTGCGCCAACCGGATCTATGTGCAGGAGGGCATCCACGACAGCTTCGTGGAACGGCTGACGGCCCGGGTCGCAGAACTCAGGATCGGCGACGGGCTCGACCCGGGGGTCGACCTCGGCCCGCTGATCGACAGGGCGGCGGTCGAAAAGCTGCAGGGCCACATCGCCGATGCCCGGGAAAAGGGTGGCGAAGTGATCCTGGGCGGGGACACCGCCGACACCTCCGGCAGCTTCTTCCCCCCCACCATCCTCACCGGCGCCACCTCCGACATGCTGTTCGCGCAGGAGGAAATCTTCGGCCCGCTCGCCCCGATCTTCCGCTTCAGGGACGAAGACGAGGTGATCGCGCTCGCCAATGACACGATCTTCGGCCTCGCCTCATATTTCTACGCCCGCGACCTCGGGCGGGTGACACGGGTGGCCGAAGCCCTCGAATACGGGATCGTCGGCATCAACACCGGCCTCATCAGCACCGAGCTCGCCCCTTTCGGCGGCATCAAGCAATCCGGCCTCGGGCGCGAAGGCAGCCATCACGGCATCGACGAATATCTTGAACTGAAATACATCTGCACCTCGGTCTAGGGCCCGCACTCCGCCATCCCCTGCAGTTTCCGCATTCCACGCCTTCTTCTGGCCGGAAATATCCCGGGGGTGCGGGGGCAGCGCCCCCGCCAGCCACGCCACAATCGTCATGGCGGAAAAAAACAGGGCCATGCGCCGGCATGACCCTGTTGCTGTCTCCATCCCCGCGAGGGGTGGCGCGACCGGTTCCCCGATCAGTTCTTGGCGTAGAATTCGACGACCAGATGCGGCTCCATGATCGCCGCATAGGGCACGTCGCCCAGCGAAGGCGTGCGCACGAACCGCGCGGTCATCTTGCTGTGGTCCGCCTCGACGTAATCCGGCACGTCGCGCTCGGCGAGTTGCACCGCCTCGAGCAGCACGGCAAGCTGCCTGGACTTTTCGCGCACCTCGATCACGTCGCCCTCGCTCACCCGGTAGGAGGCGATATTGACGCGCTGCCCGTTCACCAGAACATGGCCGTGGTTCACGAACTGGCGGGCGGCAAAGATGGTCGGCACGAACTTGGCGCGATAGACCACCGCGTCCAGGCGCCGCTCCAGCAGGCCGATCAGGTTTTCACCGGTGTCGCCGCGCATGCGCTCGGCCTCGGCAAAGATGCGGCGGAACTGCTTTTCCGGCACGTCGCCGTAATATCCCTTGAGCTTCTGCTTCGCGCGCAGCTGGGTGCCGAAGTCGCTCATCTTGCCGCGGCGGCGCTGCCCGTGCTGGCCGGGGCCGTATTCGCGGCGGTTCACCGGGGACTTGGGGCGTCCCCAGATGTTTTCGCCCATGCGGCGATCGATCTTGTATTTGGCAGACGTGCGTCTGGTCACGGCTGATCTCCTTCAATATGGTCCCGTGCATCCGGCACGGGAGTGAAGGGCGTTGTCCTCTGGCACCGCGCGGGCCGACAGCACCATGTGATCCACTTGCATCACGTGACGCGGCAGCGTGCGGAACCTGACAGGAATCCCCTTGCGGGGGCCACCAACACCAAGTGGTCCGCGCTTACAGGCAGGCCCGGCAACTGTCAACGGCAAGCCGGCAGATGACGCCGTCAGATCGCCTGCATGAGTCGCAGCGCATCATGGATCGCGGCATGGATATTGCGCGAGGACACGGCATCGCCGATGCGGAACAGCCGGAAAGTGCCCTCCGGGTTCCGGACCATCCGCTGCGCCCGGCCCGAAAGCAGTGCCTCGTGATCCACCGCGCCGCCGTTCACGGACAGCGGCTTCAGCTCGAAATACAGCTCGTCCAGCGGCTGCGTGCCGTAATTCAGCACCACCATGTCATAGGTGGCCCGCTCGACCGCGCCGCCATAGTCGCTGCCGATCACCGCCTCGATCCGGTTGCCGGCCCGCGCAACCCCCAGCAGGCGGCGCCCGAGCGTGAAACGCACCTCCCGCCCCTGCAGCGCCCGCATGTAGGGTACGAGGTTCATCCCCATCACCTCGGGCGCAAGCGTGCGGTCGGGGGTCATCAGTTCGACCCGCGCCCCGGCCTCTGCCGCGATTTCGGCGGCCTGAAGCGCGGGCGGATCGCCGCTTTCGTCATGGATCAGCACATCGCCCGCCGGTTTCACGTCGCCGGCGATGATATCCCAGCAGGTGACAAGCTCCGCCTGCTCGCTGCGCTGCTCGAACAGCCGCGTCTGCGGCATCCCGCCCGTCGCCACAATCACCACGTCCGGGGCGCAGGCGGTCACGTCATCCGCTTCCGCCCAGGTGGAAAAGCGGAACTCCACGTCCCGTGCGGTGCATTGCTCCATGCGCCAGTCGATGATGCCGATCATCTCGCGCCGGCGCGGGCTCTGCGCCAGCAGCCGCACCTGGCCGCCCGGCGCGGGCGCGGCCTCGAACACGGTCACCTCATGCCCCCGGCAGGCCGCGACCCGCGCCGCCTCGAGCCCGCCGGGCCCGGCGCCCACAATGACGATGCGCAAAGGGTCGGACGCCGGGCCGATCACATGCGGAAGCGACAGCTCCCGCCCCGTCGCGGCATTATGGATGCAAAGCGCCTCGCCCCCCTGATAGATGCGGTCGAGACAGTAATTCGCGCCGACACAGGGGCGGATGTCCGCTTCATGCCCGCCGATGATCTTCGCGACGATATGGGGGTCGGCGATATGGGCCCGCGTCATGCCCACCATGTCAAGCAGCCCCTCGCCCACCGCGTGGCGCGCGGTCGCCACATCCTGAATCCGCGCGGCATGGAACACCGGCAGGGCCGTCTCGCGCCGGATCCGGCCGGCAAAGTCCAGATGCGGGGCGCTTTTCATCCCCTGGATCGGGATCACCTCCGTCAGGGCCGGATCGGTATGGATGCGCCCGCGAATCACGTTCAGGAAATCGACCAGCCCCGATGCGGACAGGCGGCGGACGATCTCGAGCCCCTCGGCCGCGTCGATCCCGCCCGGCGCGGCCTCGTCCGCCACATGGCGGATGCCGACGATGAAATCCTTTCCCACACGGGCGCGGATCGCTTCCAGAACCTCGACCGAAAACCGCATCCGGTTGTCAAGCGCATCACCGCCGTAAGCACCGTCCAGATCGTTGGTCAGCGGCGACCAGAACTGATCGAGCAGGTGGCCGTAGGCTTCGATTTCGATGCCGTCCATGCCGCCCTGCTGCATGCGCTCGGCCGCGTCCGCGAAATCGGCCTTGATGCGCTCCATGTCCCAATCCTCGATCAACTTGGGAAAGGCGCGATGCGCGGGTTCGCGGTGGCGGGACGGGGACAGCGAGGGCAGCCAGTCGCCGGTGTCCCAGCGCGTGCGCCGCCCCAGATGCGTAAGCTGGATCATCACCGCCGCGCCGTGCTCGTGACAGGCATCCGCAAGCCGGCGGATCCAGGGCACCACCTCGTCGCGATAGGCCAGGATATTGTTGAAGGCCGGCGGGCTGTCGCGGCTGACCGAGGTCGATCCCGCCGTCATGGCAAGGGCGATGCCACCCCGCGCGCGTTCGGCGTGATAGGCGATGTAACGCTCCATCGGCAGGCCGCCCTCGGCATAGGCGGGCTCATGCGCGGTGGTCATGATCCGGTTCCTGAGCGTCAGATGCTTCAGCCGGAACGGCTGCAACAGCGGATCCCCCGTCATCGGGCCCTCCCCGGATTCGTCGCTCTCATGCAGGCTCTCATGCCGGACAGTCTGCCCCGTAGCCCCCGGGCGGCGTCAAGCGGGTTTGCGGCGCCGGAGATAGGAAATGCGACCGCAACGCTCCCTTGCCTGCGGGGTCAGAGCCGCGCGCCGGGCGCCACCGGAAAGCCGCGCAGGAAATCCCCGGCTGCCTGCGGCCCCTTCCCGGCACGTTGCAGCCGGGTCAGCGCAAGCGCGCCGCTCCCGCAAGCGACGATCAGTTCGTCGCCCCCCGCCAGCACCTCGCCCGGCGCCGCGCCGCGTTGCGCGTGATCCGAAACATGCGCCGCAAGCAGCTTGACCCGCTGTTCCCCGATCATGCACCAGGCGCCCGGGAACGGCGACAGCCCGCGGATCCGCTGCCCGACCTCGTCGGCCGGCCGGGTCCAGTCCACGCGGGCCTCGGCCTTGTCGATCTTTTCGGCATAGGTGACGCTCGCCTCGGGCTGCGCCATCGGCACAAGCCGGTCGAGCCCGGCCAGCGCCGTCACGATCAGCCGCGCCCCGAGCGCGGCCAGCCGGTCATGCAGGCTGCCGGTCGTGTCATCCGCACGGATCGGCACTGCCTCGGTCAGCAGGACAGGTCCGGTATCGAGCCCCGCCTCCATCTGCATGATGGAAACGCCGGTTTCGCTGTCGCCGGCCATGATCGCGCGATGAATCGGCGCGGCCCCCCGCCAGCGCGGCAGAAGGCTTGCGTGGATATTGAGACACCCGAACGCCGGCGCGGCCAGCAGTTCGGGCGGCAGGAGCAACCCATAGGCCACAACCACCGCCACATCGGCGCCCAGCGCGACGAAATCATGCTGGACGGTGGCGTCCTTCAGCGACGGGGGATGGCGCACGCAAAGCCCGAGCACCTCGGCACGCTCATGCACCGGGCTCTTGCGGTCGCGCTTGCCGCGGCCGGCCGGGCGGGGCGGCTGGCAATAGACGGCAACGATCTCGTGCCCGTCCTCCGCCAGCGCATCGAGCGCCGGCACGGAGAAATCGGGCGTCCCCATGAAGATGACGCGCATCAGCCGCCTGCCCCGGCGCGGGCCCGTTCAGGCACGGGCCTGTTCACGCTTCAGCTTCTGCATCTTGCGGGTGATCATCTGCCGCCGCATCGGCGTCAGGTAGTCGATGAACAGCCGCCCGTTCAGGTGGTCGATCTCGTGCTGGACGCAGGTCGCCCAAAGCCCGTCGAAACCGGCCCTCCGCTCGCGCCCGTCGCGGTCGATCCATGTCAC encodes:
- a CDS encoding YdcH family protein, which gives rise to MSLNAHLTELKRKHRLLSNEVEQAERSPGTDGLYVTELKKQKLKLKEEIERLSH
- a CDS encoding acetyl-CoA C-acetyltransferase, with protein sequence MTNVVIASAARTGVGSFLGSFANTPAHDLGAAMLEAVVARAGIDKSEVSETILGQVLTAAQGQNPARQAHIKAGLPQESAAWLVNQVCGSGLRSIALAAQHIQLGDAEIVAAGGQENMSMAPHAANLRQGQKMGDLKYIDTMIRDGLWDAFNGYHMGNTAENVAGQWQISREQQDEFAVASQNKAEAAQSAGKFKDEIVPFTIKTRKGDVVMESDEYIRHGANIEAMQKLRPAFTKEGTVTAGNASGINDGAAGVLLMSADNAEKRGIEPLARIVSYATVGLDPSIMGVGPIGASRKALEKAGWKASDLDLVEANEAFAAQACAVNKDMGWDPEIVNVNGGSIAIGHPIGASGARILNTLLFELKRRNAKRGLATLCIGGGMGIALCVERP
- a CDS encoding tRNA1(Val) (adenine(37)-N6)-methyltransferase is translated as MMIESFAEDALSRDGFLGGRLRLRQPCKGYRAGADPVLLAASIPARSGERVLDLGCGAGAAMLCLGARVPDLCLVGVEIQPAYAALARRNAAENGIPAMVHVADLSALPAPLRQAEFDHVIANPPYFRAGAHSRARDEGRALALGGGEELGAWVAAAARRLAARGCFHVIQRVARLPELLAACAQARLGSVELLPLSARAGREPELAILRARKGGRAAFRQHWPLVLHEGTHRTSREDYRPDIAAVLRDGAPLPWPA
- a CDS encoding polyprenyl synthetase family protein, producing MDSILSPTPLDRLAAELGSDMEAVSTLIRKRMVSRHAPRIPEVTAHLVEAGGKRLRPMLTLAAARICGYEGPWHVHLAATVEFIHTATLLHDDVVDESAQRRGRPTANLLWDNKSSVLVGDYLFARSFQLMVEPGNLRVLGILSNAAATIAEGEVLQLSAARDLATGEDTYLQIVRGKTAALFSAATESGAVIAGAPEDHARALFEYGDALGIAFQIADDLLDYQGNSSATGKNIGDDFRDRKLTLPLIKAIAAASPEERSFWKRVIETSRQEEGDIDTALALMERHGALAATREDALRWAERARDALRTLPDHPVRHILHDLADYVVARLL
- the yddG gene encoding aromatic amino acid exporter YddG produces the protein MEQQRATMIGFGAVLLWSLLALLTVWSAPVPPLLLNAICFAIGGTIGILWCRATNSLAELRRVSWRVYVFGTLGLFGYHALYFSALRLAPAAEAGLIAYLWPLLIVLFSGLLPGESLRPGHLAGALLSFAGAALILTGAGDLGFRAQYLPGYGLALLCALTWSGYSVLSRLVGHAPTSSVAVFCLLSALLSLLLHLVFEPTRWPDGATGWLATLGLGLGPVGLAFYLWDVGVKRGDIQLLGTSSYAAPLLSTLILVLAGVASASWTLAVAALLITAGAVVAARARRRD
- a CDS encoding putative signal transducing protein gives rise to the protein MKELLRSTDPTVMAFASVLLRGEDIDCFEFDVNMSILEGGIGILPRRMMVREADFDRALSVLRDNDILPAG
- the phbB gene encoding acetoacetyl-CoA reductase, yielding MARTALVTGGSRGIGAAISKALKAAGYNVAATYAGNDEAAAAFTSETGIKTYKWNVADYDESKAGIEKVEAEVGQIDIVVANAGITRDAPFHKMTPEQWKDVVDTNLTGVFNTVHPVWPGMRERKFGRVIVISSINGQKGQFAQVNYAATKAGDLGIVKSLAQEGARAGITANAVCPGYIATDMVMAVPEKVRESIIAQIPAGRLGEPEEIARCVVFLASDDAGFINGSTISANGAQFFV